In a genomic window of Streptomyces roseoviridis:
- a CDS encoding cellulose-binding protein → MGFAFGRGRGYRPEQVDPYLAALSEERDGAVERAARLTVLAEEMAQELERLREVVAGLKPQRYESLGEAAQRILELAEQEDERLVRAAEGEAQELAEAADAAAREAREAARAYAEGVRAEADEAARATLERAEERAGELRTVAARDAEGARAAARAYAEETGRRAEELLARQREEQRAVREEAERAAQAAAAELDARNDELIAGAEGRLAEARRALARTEEAARHGQEDAEAKAAELLAEARLKQERIERETERVLREHEEARDEIHSHMEHIRSSLAALTGRVAGPSPTTTEQPVAEQPGVEKPGVEKPGAEEPEPGAEGRDADD, encoded by the coding sequence ATGGGATTCGCGTTCGGACGGGGCCGGGGCTACCGCCCGGAGCAGGTCGACCCCTACCTCGCCGCGCTGTCCGAGGAGCGCGACGGCGCGGTGGAGCGGGCCGCGCGGCTGACGGTGCTCGCCGAGGAGATGGCGCAGGAACTGGAGCGGCTGCGTGAGGTGGTCGCGGGGCTGAAGCCGCAGCGGTACGAGTCCCTCGGCGAGGCCGCGCAGAGGATCCTTGAGCTCGCGGAGCAGGAGGACGAGCGGCTCGTCCGGGCCGCGGAGGGCGAGGCGCAGGAGCTCGCCGAGGCCGCCGACGCGGCCGCCCGCGAGGCCCGGGAGGCGGCCCGCGCCTACGCGGAAGGGGTGCGTGCGGAGGCCGATGAGGCGGCCCGCGCGACCCTGGAGCGGGCCGAGGAGCGCGCCGGTGAGCTGCGTACCGTCGCCGCCCGGGACGCGGAGGGGGCCAGGGCCGCGGCGCGCGCGTACGCCGAGGAGACCGGGCGGCGGGCCGAGGAGCTGCTCGCCCGGCAGCGCGAGGAGCAGCGCGCCGTACGGGAGGAGGCGGAGCGGGCCGCGCAGGCGGCCGCGGCCGAGCTGGACGCCCGCAACGACGAGCTGATCGCCGGGGCGGAGGGCCGCCTCGCGGAGGCCCGGCGCGCCCTGGCCAGGACCGAGGAGGCCGCCCGGCACGGCCAGGAGGACGCCGAGGCGAAGGCGGCCGAGCTGCTCGCGGAGGCACGTCTGAAGCAGGAGCGGATCGAGCGCGAGACCGAGCGGGTGCTGCGGGAGCACGAGGAGGCCCGCGACGAGATCCACTCCCACATGGAGCACATCCGTTCCTCGCTGGCCGCCCTGACGGGCCGTGTGGCGGGCCCCTCGCCCACCACGACGGAGCAGCCCGTGGCCGAGCAGCCCGGGGTCGAGAAGCCCGGGGTCGAGAAGCCCGGGGCCGAGGAGCCCGAGCCCGGAGCCGAGGGCCGGGACGCGGACGACTAG
- the mfd gene encoding transcription-repair coupling factor, translated as MSLHGLLDVVVEDAALAEAVAAARDGNRTHVDLVGPPAARPFAVAALARDAGRPVLAVTATGREAEDLAAALRSLLDPDTVAEYPSWETLPHERLSPRSDTVGRRLAVLRRLAHPRDDDPAAGPVSVVVAPIRSVLQPQVKGLGDLEPVALRSGQTADLEEVVAGLAAAAYSRVELVEKRGEFAVRGGILDVFPPTEEHPLRVEFWGDDVEEIRYFKVADQRSLEVAEHGLWAPPCRELLLTDDVRARARALAERHPELGELLDKIAEGIAVEGMESLAPVLVDEMELLLDVLPQGSMAVVCDPERVRTRAADLVATSQEFLQASWAATAGGGEAPIDVGAASLWGIADVRDRARELGMMWWTVSPFAADETLDADTVKLGMHAPESYRGDTARALADTKGWLADGWRTVYVTEAHGPASRTVEVLGGEGIAARLDADLSDISPSVVHVACGSIDHGFVDPALRLAVLTETDLSGQKAAGKDGQRMPAKRRKTIDPLTLEAGDYIVHEQHGVGRYIEMVQRTVQGATREYLLVEYAPAKRGQPGDRLYIPTDQLEQVTKYVGGEAPTLHRLGGADWTKTKARAKKAVKEIAADLIKLYSARMAAPGHAFGPDTPWQRELEDAFPYAETPDQLSTIAEVKEDMEKTVPMDRLICGDVGYGKTEIAVRAAFKAVQDGKQVAVLVPTTLLVQQHFGTFSERYSQFPVNVRALSRFQTDTEAKATLEGLKDGSVDVVIGTHRLFSSETRFKDLGLVIVDEEQRFGVEHKEQLKKLRANVDVLTMSATPIPRTLEMAVTGIREMSTITTPPEERHPVLTFVGPYEEKQIGAAIRRELLREGQVFYIHNRVESIDRAAARLREIVPEARIATAHGQMSEQALEQVVVDFWEKKFDVLVSTTIVESGIDISNANTLIVERGDNFGLSQLHQLRGRVGRGRERGYAYFLYPPEKPLTETAHERLATIAQHTEMGAGMYVAMKDLEIRGAGNLLGGEQSGHIAGVGFDLYVRMVGEAVADYRASLEGGVEEEPPLEVKIELPVDAHVPHDYAPGERLRLQAYRAIASANTEEDIKAVREELTDRYGKLPEPVENLLLVAGLRMLARACGVGEIVLQGPNIRFAPVELRESQELRLKRLHPRTVIKPAVHQILVPRPTTGKIGGKPVVGRELLAWTGEFLAEILGS; from the coding sequence ATGAGCCTGCACGGTCTGCTTGACGTCGTCGTCGAAGACGCGGCCCTCGCCGAAGCGGTGGCGGCCGCCCGCGACGGCAACCGCACGCACGTCGACCTGGTCGGCCCGCCCGCCGCCCGCCCCTTCGCCGTCGCCGCGCTGGCCCGCGACGCCGGGCGCCCGGTGCTCGCGGTCACCGCCACCGGCCGCGAGGCCGAGGACCTGGCCGCCGCCCTGCGCTCCCTCCTCGACCCGGACACGGTCGCCGAGTACCCCTCCTGGGAGACCCTGCCGCACGAACGGCTCTCGCCCCGCTCCGACACCGTCGGCCGCCGCCTCGCCGTCCTGCGCCGCCTCGCCCACCCGCGCGACGACGACCCCGCCGCCGGCCCCGTCTCCGTGGTCGTCGCACCCATCCGCTCCGTCCTCCAGCCGCAGGTCAAGGGCCTCGGCGACCTGGAGCCCGTCGCGCTCAGGAGCGGCCAGACGGCGGACCTGGAGGAGGTCGTCGCGGGCCTCGCGGCCGCCGCGTACTCCCGCGTGGAGCTCGTGGAGAAGCGCGGCGAGTTCGCCGTCCGCGGCGGCATCCTGGACGTCTTCCCGCCCACCGAGGAACACCCGCTCCGCGTCGAGTTCTGGGGCGACGACGTCGAGGAGATCCGCTACTTCAAGGTCGCCGACCAGCGCTCCCTGGAAGTCGCCGAGCACGGCCTGTGGGCGCCGCCCTGCCGCGAACTGCTGCTCACCGACGACGTGCGGGCCCGCGCCCGGGCGCTGGCCGAGCGCCACCCCGAGCTCGGCGAACTCCTCGACAAGATCGCCGAGGGCATCGCCGTCGAGGGCATGGAGTCCCTCGCACCCGTCCTCGTCGACGAGATGGAACTGCTCCTCGACGTCCTGCCCCAGGGCTCCATGGCCGTCGTCTGCGACCCCGAGCGGGTCCGCACCCGGGCCGCCGACCTGGTGGCGACCTCCCAGGAGTTCCTCCAGGCGTCCTGGGCCGCCACCGCCGGCGGCGGCGAGGCCCCCATCGACGTCGGCGCCGCCTCCCTGTGGGGGATCGCGGACGTACGCGACCGGGCGCGCGAGCTCGGCATGATGTGGTGGACGGTGTCGCCGTTCGCGGCCGACGAGACCCTCGACGCCGACACCGTCAAGCTCGGCATGCACGCCCCCGAGTCGTACCGCGGCGACACCGCCCGCGCGCTCGCCGACACCAAGGGCTGGCTCGCCGACGGCTGGCGCACGGTGTACGTGACGGAGGCGCACGGCCCGGCCTCCCGCACGGTGGAGGTCCTCGGCGGCGAGGGCATCGCCGCCCGCCTCGACGCCGACCTGAGCGACATCTCGCCGTCCGTCGTCCACGTGGCCTGCGGCTCCATCGACCACGGCTTCGTCGACCCGGCCCTCAGGCTCGCCGTCCTCACCGAGACCGACCTGTCCGGGCAGAAGGCGGCCGGCAAGGACGGGCAGCGGATGCCCGCCAAGCGGCGCAAGACGATCGACCCGCTGACCCTGGAGGCCGGCGACTACATCGTCCACGAGCAGCACGGCGTCGGCCGCTACATCGAGATGGTCCAGCGGACCGTCCAGGGCGCCACCCGCGAGTACCTCCTCGTCGAGTACGCCCCCGCCAAGCGCGGCCAGCCCGGCGACCGCCTCTACATCCCGACCGACCAGCTGGAGCAGGTCACCAAGTACGTCGGCGGCGAGGCCCCGACCCTGCACCGGCTCGGCGGCGCCGACTGGACGAAGACCAAGGCGCGCGCGAAGAAGGCGGTCAAGGAGATCGCCGCCGACCTCATCAAGCTGTACTCGGCGCGGATGGCCGCCCCTGGGCACGCCTTCGGCCCCGACACCCCCTGGCAGCGGGAGCTGGAGGACGCCTTCCCGTACGCGGAGACGCCCGACCAGCTGTCCACCATCGCCGAGGTCAAGGAGGACATGGAGAAGACCGTCCCCATGGACCGCCTGATCTGCGGCGACGTCGGCTACGGCAAGACGGAGATCGCCGTGCGGGCCGCCTTCAAGGCCGTCCAGGACGGCAAGCAGGTCGCCGTCCTCGTCCCCACCACGCTGCTCGTGCAGCAGCACTTCGGCACCTTCTCCGAGCGCTACAGCCAGTTCCCGGTGAACGTCCGCGCCCTGTCCCGCTTCCAGACCGACACCGAGGCGAAGGCGACGCTGGAGGGCCTGAAGGACGGCTCCGTGGACGTCGTCATCGGCACCCACCGCCTGTTCTCCTCCGAGACCAGGTTCAAGGACCTGGGCCTGGTCATCGTCGACGAGGAGCAGCGCTTCGGCGTCGAGCACAAGGAGCAGCTGAAGAAGCTCCGCGCCAACGTGGACGTCCTGACGATGTCGGCGACCCCGATCCCGCGCACCCTGGAGATGGCGGTCACCGGCATCCGCGAGATGTCGACGATCACCACCCCGCCGGAGGAGCGGCACCCGGTGCTCACCTTCGTCGGCCCGTACGAGGAGAAGCAGATCGGCGCCGCCATCCGCCGCGAACTGCTGCGCGAGGGCCAGGTCTTCTACATCCACAACCGGGTCGAGTCCATCGACCGGGCCGCGGCCCGGCTGCGGGAGATCGTGCCCGAGGCGCGGATCGCCACCGCCCACGGCCAGATGTCGGAACAGGCCCTGGAGCAGGTCGTCGTCGACTTCTGGGAGAAGAAGTTCGACGTGCTGGTGTCGACGACGATCGTCGAGTCCGGCATCGACATCTCCAACGCCAACACCCTCATCGTCGAGCGCGGCGACAACTTCGGCCTGTCGCAGCTCCACCAGCTGCGCGGCCGGGTGGGCCGAGGACGCGAGCGGGGCTACGCGTACTTCCTCTACCCGCCGGAGAAGCCGCTGACGGAGACCGCGCACGAACGGCTCGCGACCATCGCCCAGCACACCGAGATGGGCGCGGGCATGTACGTGGCGATGAAGGACCTGGAGATCCGCGGCGCGGGCAATCTGCTCGGCGGCGAGCAGTCCGGTCACATCGCGGGCGTCGGCTTCGACCTGTACGTGCGCATGGTCGGCGAGGCCGTCGCCGACTACCGGGCCTCCCTGGAGGGCGGGGTGGAGGAGGAGCCGCCGCTGGAGGTCAAGATCGAGCTGCCGGTCGACGCGCACGTCCCGCACGACTACGCGCCGGGCGAGCGGCTGCGCCTCCAGGCCTACCGGGCCATCGCCTCGGCCAACACCGAGGAGGACATCAAGGCCGTACGGGAGGAGCTCACCGACCGCTACGGCAAGCTGCCGGAGCCCGTGGAGAACCTGCTCCTGGTGGCCGGGCTGCGCATGCTGGCGCGGGCCTGCGGCGTCGGAGAGATCGTCCTTCAGGGTCCCAACATCCGCTTCGCGCCGGTGGAGTTGCGCGAGTCGCAGGAGCTGCGCCTGAAGCGGCTCCACCCGCGCACGGTCATCAAGCCGGCCGTCCACCAGATCCTGGTGCCGCGGCCGACGACCGGGAAGATCGGCGGGAAGCCGGTGGTCGGGCGGGAACTGCTCGCGTGGACGGGCGAGTTCCTGGCGGAGATCCTCGGGTCGTGA
- a CDS encoding ABC transporter permease produces MTVLKTSLRSFLAHKGRMALSAVAVLLSVAFVCGTLVFSDTMNTTFDKLFATTASDVTVSPKDAAANDEIPQNGRPAALPASVADQVRSVAGVRAVQGGVVSMSVTVVDSRDENIGPTSGAPTIAGNWSPNELRSVEIASGHEPRGPTDVLVDEATADKHHLKIGDELRTIAVTGDFTARISGIAAFKVTNPGATVVWYDTATAQRELLGKEGLFTQVSVDAAPGVSDEELKADIAAKLGSGYKLQTAAEATDAGREDVAGFLDVMKYAMLGFAGIAFLVGIFLIVNTFSMLVAQRTREIGLMRAIGSSRSQVNRSVLVEALLLGVVGSLAGVAAGVGLAVGLMEIMTSMGMELSTQDLTVRWTTPVVGLALGVVVTVLAAFVPARRAGKVSPMAALRDAGTPADGRAGKVRAAVGLLLTAAGAAALWTATQAEEAGAGSLWLGLGVVLSLLGFVVIGPLLAGGVVRVLGAVVLRVFGPVGRMAERNALRNPRRTGATGAALMIGLALVACLSVVGSSMVASATEELDRSVGADFIVQSANGQPIVPQAQAALEKAPGLDHVTEYKWVEATVTDPRGKAKKTGLVAADPTYAEDVRRDTTAGKLADAYGPGAMSVGSAYAAEHGVEVGDRLTVAFQGGRPAVLRVAAITSDDNNIDKGVMYTNITTVARHVPDDRMPRSMIVFGTAKDGQEAAAYQALKDALKPYPQYKVADQADYKETLKDQVGQLLNIVYGLLALAIVVAVLGVVNTLALSVVERTREIGLMRAIGLSRRQLRRMIRLESVVIALFGALLGLGLGMGWGTAAQRLLALEGLGVLEIPWPTIIGVFVGSAFVGLFAALIPAFRAGRMNVLNAIATD; encoded by the coding sequence ATGACCGTCCTGAAGACCTCCCTGCGCAGCTTCCTCGCGCACAAGGGCCGCATGGCGCTGTCCGCCGTCGCCGTCCTGCTCTCCGTCGCCTTCGTCTGCGGCACCCTGGTGTTCAGCGACACCATGAACACCACCTTCGACAAGCTCTTCGCCACCACCGCGTCCGACGTCACCGTCAGCCCGAAGGACGCCGCCGCGAACGACGAGATACCGCAGAACGGCCGCCCGGCCGCCCTGCCCGCCTCCGTGGCCGACCAGGTCAGGAGCGTCGCGGGCGTCCGCGCCGTCCAGGGCGGCGTCGTGTCGATGTCCGTCACCGTCGTCGACTCGCGCGACGAGAACATCGGCCCGACCTCCGGCGCCCCGACCATCGCCGGGAACTGGTCGCCCAACGAGCTGCGGTCGGTGGAGATCGCCTCCGGCCACGAGCCGCGCGGCCCCACCGACGTCCTCGTCGACGAGGCCACCGCCGACAAGCACCACCTGAAGATCGGTGACGAGCTGCGCACCATCGCCGTCACCGGCGACTTCACCGCCCGGATCTCCGGCATCGCCGCCTTCAAGGTGACCAACCCCGGCGCCACCGTCGTCTGGTACGACACCGCCACCGCCCAGCGCGAACTGCTCGGCAAGGAAGGGCTGTTCACCCAGGTCAGCGTCGACGCCGCGCCCGGCGTCAGCGACGAGGAGCTGAAGGCGGACATCGCCGCGAAGCTCGGCTCCGGCTACAAGCTCCAGACCGCCGCCGAGGCCACCGACGCCGGCCGCGAGGACGTCGCCGGCTTCCTCGACGTCATGAAGTACGCCATGCTCGGCTTCGCCGGCATCGCCTTCCTCGTCGGCATCTTCCTCATCGTCAACACCTTCTCCATGCTGGTCGCCCAGCGCACCCGCGAGATCGGCCTCATGCGGGCCATCGGATCGAGCCGCAGCCAGGTCAACCGTTCCGTGCTCGTCGAGGCCCTGCTCCTCGGCGTCGTCGGCTCCCTCGCCGGCGTCGCGGCCGGCGTCGGCCTCGCCGTCGGCCTGATGGAGATCATGACGTCCATGGGCATGGAGCTGTCCACCCAGGACCTCACCGTCCGCTGGACCACCCCCGTCGTCGGCCTCGCCCTCGGCGTCGTCGTCACCGTCCTCGCCGCCTTCGTGCCCGCCCGCCGGGCCGGGAAGGTGTCCCCGATGGCCGCCCTGCGCGACGCCGGCACCCCCGCCGACGGCCGGGCCGGCAAGGTGCGCGCCGCCGTCGGCCTGCTCCTGACCGCCGCCGGCGCCGCCGCGCTGTGGACCGCCACGCAGGCCGAGGAGGCCGGTGCGGGCTCCCTCTGGCTCGGCCTCGGCGTCGTGCTGTCCCTCCTCGGCTTCGTCGTCATCGGCCCGCTCCTCGCGGGCGGGGTCGTCCGCGTCCTCGGCGCCGTCGTGCTGCGGGTCTTCGGCCCCGTCGGCCGCATGGCCGAACGCAACGCGCTGCGCAACCCGCGCCGTACCGGAGCCACCGGCGCCGCCCTGATGATCGGCCTCGCGCTCGTCGCCTGCCTGTCGGTCGTCGGCTCCTCCATGGTCGCCTCGGCCACCGAGGAACTCGACCGGTCCGTCGGCGCCGACTTCATCGTCCAGTCCGCCAACGGCCAGCCGATCGTGCCGCAGGCCCAGGCAGCCCTCGAAAAGGCCCCCGGCCTGGACCACGTCACCGAGTACAAGTGGGTCGAGGCCACCGTCACCGACCCGCGCGGCAAGGCGAAGAAGACCGGCCTGGTCGCCGCCGACCCCACGTACGCCGAGGACGTGCGCCGCGACACCACCGCCGGGAAGCTTGCCGACGCCTACGGGCCGGGCGCCATGTCCGTCGGCAGCGCCTACGCCGCCGAGCACGGCGTCGAGGTCGGCGACCGGCTCACCGTCGCCTTCCAGGGCGGCAGGCCCGCCGTGCTGCGGGTCGCCGCGATCACCTCCGACGACAACAACATCGACAAGGGCGTGATGTACACCAACATCACGACGGTCGCCCGCCATGTGCCCGACGACCGCATGCCCCGCAGCATGATCGTCTTCGGTACGGCGAAGGACGGCCAGGAGGCGGCCGCCTACCAGGCACTCAAGGACGCCCTCAAGCCCTACCCGCAGTACAAGGTCGCCGACCAGGCCGACTACAAGGAGACCCTGAAGGACCAGGTCGGCCAGCTGCTCAACATCGTGTACGGGCTGCTCGCCCTCGCGATCGTCGTCGCCGTGCTCGGGGTCGTGAACACCCTCGCCCTGTCGGTCGTCGAGCGCACCCGGGAGATCGGCCTCATGCGGGCCATCGGCCTCTCGCGCCGCCAGCTGCGCCGCATGATCCGCCTGGAGTCGGTGGTCATCGCCCTCTTCGGCGCCCTCCTCGGCCTCGGCCTGGGCATGGGCTGGGGCACCGCCGCCCAGCGGCTCCTGGCCCTGGAGGGCCTGGGTGTCCTGGAGATCCCCTGGCCGACGATCATCGGTGTCTTCGTCGGGTCGGCCTTCGTGGGCCTCTTCGCCGCCCTGATCCCGGCCTTCCGGGCGGGCCGGATGAACGTCCTCAACGCGATCGCGACGGACTGA
- a CDS encoding ABC transporter ATP-binding protein: MTSAVSVPKHGDTGERTAVAARARQVVKAYGSGETRVVALDHVDVDIARGRFTAIMGPSGSGKSTLMHCLAGLDTVSGGQIFLGDTEITGLKDKKLTRLRRDRVGFIFQAFNLLPTLNALENITLPMDIAGRKPDQEWLRRVVDTVGLGERLKHRPNQLSGGQQQRVAVARALAARPEIIFGDEPTGNLDSRAGAEVLGFLRQSVDELGQTIVMVTHDPVAASYADRVLYLADGRIVDEMQAPTAEQVLDRMKDFDARGRTS; this comes from the coding sequence GTGACTTCGGCTGTGAGCGTCCCCAAGCACGGGGATACGGGAGAGCGGACGGCCGTCGCCGCGCGGGCGCGGCAGGTCGTCAAGGCCTACGGCTCCGGGGAGACCCGGGTCGTCGCGCTCGACCACGTCGACGTGGACATCGCCCGGGGCCGGTTCACGGCCATCATGGGGCCCTCGGGCTCGGGCAAGTCCACCCTCATGCACTGCCTCGCCGGTCTCGACACCGTCAGCGGCGGTCAGATCTTCCTCGGTGACACCGAGATCACCGGTCTGAAGGACAAGAAGCTGACCCGGCTCCGTCGCGACCGCGTCGGCTTCATCTTCCAGGCGTTCAACCTGCTGCCCACCCTGAACGCCCTGGAGAACATCACGCTGCCCATGGACATCGCCGGCCGCAAGCCCGACCAGGAGTGGCTGCGCCGGGTCGTCGACACCGTCGGCCTCGGCGAGCGCCTCAAGCACCGGCCCAACCAGCTGTCCGGCGGCCAGCAGCAGCGCGTCGCCGTGGCCCGGGCCCTCGCCGCCCGGCCCGAGATCATCTTCGGTGACGAGCCGACCGGAAACCTCGACTCGCGCGCCGGCGCCGAAGTCCTCGGCTTCCTGCGGCAGTCCGTCGACGAGCTCGGCCAGACCATCGTCATGGTCACCCACGACCCCGTCGCCGCCTCCTACGCCGACCGCGTCCTCTACCTCGCCGACGGCCGGATCGTCGACGAGATGCAGGCGCCGACCGCCGAGCAGGTCCTCGACCGCATGAAGGACTTCGACGCCCGGGGGCGTACGTCATGA
- a CDS encoding XRE family transcriptional regulator translates to MRLSAGERDALKRLLKERRAAIDPVAKGFPPRRPGPGRRVTGLGQEQMDELLMRARGTYNRFENGRLAHPAGDFLVAVAEILELSEQEWAFLWQLTRRENPSCTLHSSSGMDVPGIWQRLLDRVGGALAYVNDVEFNVIAYNEEFRLFFPRGKAPANIMRGLFLDPEVRGRALVDWETRWAPAVMPHLRHAVRMRRGNPALARLEREVLADPVAGPLYRACASAPLPHADGSELPVRHALYGPGRLATCLAEPVAAPGARINLSLFLPDAVTSPECPSRRPPGPESDGARG, encoded by the coding sequence ATGAGACTGTCAGCAGGTGAACGAGACGCCCTGAAAAGGCTCCTGAAGGAGCGCAGGGCCGCGATCGATCCGGTGGCCAAGGGGTTTCCCCCGCGGCGGCCCGGTCCGGGCCGGCGGGTCACCGGCCTCGGTCAGGAGCAGATGGACGAGCTGCTGATGCGGGCCAGGGGCACGTACAACCGCTTCGAGAACGGCCGGCTCGCGCACCCCGCGGGGGACTTCCTCGTCGCGGTCGCGGAGATCCTGGAGCTCAGCGAGCAGGAATGGGCCTTCCTGTGGCAGCTGACCCGCAGGGAGAACCCGTCCTGCACCCTGCACAGCAGCTCGGGGATGGACGTCCCCGGGATCTGGCAGCGGCTGCTGGACCGGGTCGGCGGGGCACTGGCGTACGTCAACGACGTCGAGTTCAACGTCATCGCGTACAACGAGGAGTTCCGGCTGTTCTTCCCCCGGGGAAAGGCCCCCGCGAACATCATGCGCGGCCTGTTCCTGGATCCGGAGGTGCGCGGTCGGGCCCTCGTCGACTGGGAGACCCGGTGGGCGCCGGCGGTCATGCCGCACCTCAGGCACGCGGTGCGGATGCGCAGGGGCAACCCCGCGCTCGCCCGCCTCGAACGCGAGGTGCTGGCCGACCCCGTGGCCGGGCCCCTCTACCGGGCGTGCGCCTCGGCCCCGCTGCCCCACGCCGACGGGTCCGAACTGCCGGTACGGCACGCCCTGTACGGCCCGGGCCGGCTCGCCACCTGCCTCGCCGAGCCGGTGGCCGCGCCCGGCGCCCGGATCAACCTCAGCCTCTTCCTCCCCGACGCCGTCACTTCTCCCGAGTGCCCGTCTCGCCGTCCTCCAGGACCGGAAAGCGACGGGGCGCGAGGGTGA
- a CDS encoding MFS transporter, which translates to MAEATTGRAAPPEAGATRRGPVVAALMLGMALAALDGTIVATAVPQIVGDLGGLSVFSWLFSGYLLAVTVTLPVYGKLSDTFGRKPVLIAGIVLFLAGSLLCACAWNMGSLIAFRVVQGLGGGALQGTVQTLAADLYPLKERPRIQARLSSVWATSAVAGPAAGGLLAGYADWRWIFLINLPVGAAALWLIARHLVEPGRRPSEGAGDEAGAVRGGAGAVRDGAGAVQEGAAGPLRDGMTGAVRDGAHPGDGGAGAVRDEVTGVVREQGAARPGGRSGRWPRRTPRSGARPRVSVDWAGALAIFATGTLLLTALVQGGVAWPWLSAPSLGLFGGAAALAALTVLIERRAAEPIIPGWVWRRRTIAAVNLALGALGLLMVAPTVFLPTYAQAVLGLGPVAAGFVLSAMTLSWPVTAALSNRVYTRIGFRQTALLGMGLALLVLLAFPLLPFPGEPWQPALLMLLLGGALGFFQLPLIVGVQSTVPYEERGTTTASVLFVRQVGQSVGAALFGAVANGVLAARLGDGGGDGSGGGSGRESGGGADLDGLVRALETPGALSGPAADHLRRAVDAAVDYVHLGAAAAAALAILALLTLAPRRFPVLEDGETGTREK; encoded by the coding sequence ATGGCCGAGGCGACCACGGGCAGGGCGGCACCGCCGGAGGCGGGCGCCACACGGCGCGGGCCGGTCGTCGCCGCGCTGATGCTGGGGATGGCGCTCGCCGCGCTCGACGGCACGATCGTCGCCACGGCCGTCCCGCAGATCGTCGGCGATCTCGGTGGCCTGTCGGTCTTCTCCTGGCTGTTCTCCGGCTATCTGCTCGCCGTGACGGTGACGCTGCCGGTGTACGGGAAGCTCAGCGACACCTTCGGCCGCAAACCGGTCCTGATCGCCGGCATCGTGCTCTTCCTGGCCGGCTCGCTGCTGTGCGCGTGCGCCTGGAACATGGGCTCGCTGATCGCCTTCCGCGTGGTCCAGGGTCTGGGCGGCGGCGCCCTCCAGGGCACGGTCCAGACCCTCGCCGCCGACCTCTACCCGCTGAAGGAACGCCCCCGCATCCAGGCCCGGCTCTCCTCCGTCTGGGCCACCTCCGCCGTGGCGGGCCCGGCGGCGGGCGGCCTGCTCGCCGGGTACGCGGACTGGCGCTGGATCTTCCTGATCAACCTGCCGGTGGGCGCGGCGGCGCTGTGGCTGATCGCCCGCCACCTGGTGGAGCCGGGCCGCCGCCCGTCGGAGGGGGCGGGGGACGAGGCGGGAGCCGTACGGGGCGGGGCGGGTGCCGTACGGGACGGGGCGGGTGCCGTACAGGAGGGGGCCGCCGGACCCCTACGGGACGGGATGACCGGAGCCGTACGGGACGGGGCGCACCCCGGAGACGGCGGAGCGGGTGCCGTACGGGACGAGGTGACCGGAGTCGTACGGGAGCAGGGCGCGGCCCGGCCCGGCGGGCGGTCCGGGCGGTGGCCCAGGCGGACACCGCGGTCCGGAGCCCGGCCGCGGGTCTCCGTCGACTGGGCCGGCGCCCTCGCCATCTTCGCGACCGGCACCCTCCTGCTGACCGCCCTCGTCCAGGGCGGAGTCGCCTGGCCCTGGCTGTCGGCGCCCTCGCTCGGCCTGTTCGGCGGCGCGGCCGCCCTGGCCGCGCTGACCGTCCTCATCGAACGCCGGGCGGCGGAACCGATCATCCCCGGCTGGGTCTGGCGCCGCCGCACCATCGCCGCCGTCAACCTGGCCCTGGGCGCGCTGGGCCTGCTCATGGTCGCGCCGACCGTCTTCCTGCCCACGTACGCGCAGGCCGTGCTCGGCCTCGGCCCGGTCGCCGCCGGTTTCGTGCTCTCCGCGATGACCCTGAGCTGGCCGGTCACGGCCGCCCTCTCCAACCGGGTCTACACCCGCATCGGCTTCCGCCAGACCGCCCTGCTCGGCATGGGCCTCGCGCTCCTGGTCCTGCTCGCCTTCCCGCTGCTGCCCTTCCCCGGCGAGCCGTGGCAGCCGGCGCTCCTGATGCTGCTGCTCGGCGGCGCGCTCGGCTTCTTCCAGCTGCCGCTGATCGTCGGGGTCCAGTCGACCGTCCCCTACGAGGAACGGGGCACCACCACCGCCTCCGTCCTGTTCGTCCGCCAGGTCGGCCAGAGCGTCGGCGCGGCCCTGTTCGGTGCCGTCGCCAACGGTGTGCTGGCCGCGCGGCTCGGCGACGGCGGAGGCGACGGAAGCGGCGGGGGAAGCGGCAGGGAAAGCGGCGGCGGTGCGGACCTGGACGGACTGGTCCGCGCGCTCGAGACCCCGGGCGCGCTCTCCGGCCCGGCCGCCGATCATCTGCGCCGGGCCGTCGACGCGGCCGTCGACTACGTCCACCTGGGCGCCGCGGCGGCCGCCGCCCTCGCCATCCTGGCCCTGCTCACCCTCGCGCCCCGTCGCTTTCCGGTCCTGGAGGACGGCGAGACGGGCACTCGGGAGAAGTGA